The proteins below come from a single Oryzias latipes chromosome 14, ASM223467v1 genomic window:
- the LOC101165662 gene encoding protein phosphatase Slingshot homolog 2 isoform X2: MALVTVQRSPTPSTSSSPCVSESGSGEDDRRSQQRSISESFLTVKGAALFLPRGNGSPLSTSSRFSQLRSKHAGDIQQHLQTMFTLLRPEDNIKLAVRLESVGPQMTRYMVVVSTNGRQDTEESVVLGMDFSPVDGSCSVGLVLPLWSDTLIHLDGDGGFSVSTDNRVHVFKPVSVQAMWSALQSLHKACEVARCHNYFPGSLFLTWVSYYQSRVSSDQTRINEWNAMQDVQSHRADSPVLFSDIPTERELTERQIKTSLREIMTQKDLENVTCKEIRTELEMRMTCNLREFKEFIDNEMIVILGQMDSPTEIFDHVFLGSEWNASNLEELQKSGVQYILNVTREIDNFFPGVFEYHNIRVYDEEATDLLAYWNDTFKFISRAKKSGARCLVHCKMGISRSAATVIAYAMKEYGWDLKKAFAYVKERRTVTKPNPSFMRQLEEYQGILLASKQRHNKLWRSHSDSDLSEHHEPLSTSHAQPHSLGRSDPHNQASITPGQSMKELLESMGTPTSKAAVSPAQPDTGVPPNQLGSSSFEGLATLSGDDEAQSLKASSHAAKSSQDSTAGSLTLSPLLSNTSCTSQERPSALRPSEPMAATVVPEPQKTNIVTFAQSVLVDQPNPPLPGHHPPSSPAPSTAPASTDEPVKPQGSSCTPAVTTAVSAPASTTQTPSTHQAGTHQAGPPCASAPGSVGKEDGDRPGSGLSSGTAAHPSSTNDFVSAIPQDNVLLFGHSADHINFFSAREKFKEMSQDSKASSAAPSCGKENQTIPSSEEKEEEKQKDMYAPVQVTGAKSTETLCQPVAQSSQDQNVTKTKPETEDPEDEVISQQEPASDKEEVKNKEEDDGTSPRLYSNWTRGSVRRATQQLEQRMKKEHETPSPSSSPPPLSAHSQRRPHSVHTSTVSPPQSASVCRQASAADVLKEGGGGQSRTVGKGDALEAGMQVQENSDRCTKGHKFQPADTRLLSTSSNLLYSAKSPFASVNFLCLEGVTELESGTDWDCFMERAHGDVVMRETWETLCELGAFLQQVSMDGTCKARHTGPSVGAAQKRGCTFQKKLVEARIRQAGLTPPSLMKRSASLAKLGCLELLANDLNEWELSCSLMATPSEQAPVHTAGDESKKQRVHSSTCCGGEPPEALYIPAKMLYEAVDPSAGASLPPNPSQQPRRLLSGGQDSWLPPGPMLLTARQQYGRTHPLRQLKKRTVSTPYHTM, translated from the exons ATGGCGCTGGTTACCGTGCAGCGTTCACCGACCCCCAGCACCAGCTCCAGCCCCTGCGTTTCg gAGTCCGGTAGCGGGGAGGACGACCGTCGCTCTCAGCAGAGGAG CATCAGCGAAAGCTTCCTAACAGTAAAGGGGGCGGCTCTCTTCTTACCTCGAGGAAATGGCTCCCCCCTCTCCACTTCGTCCCGTTTCTCTCAGCTGCGGAGTAAGCATGCAG GAGATATCCAGCAGCACCTTCAAACAATGTTCACTCTCCTCCGGCCAGAGGACAACATCAAGTTG GCTGTGCGATTGGAAAGCGTTGGTCCACAGATGACCCGCTACATGGTGGTCGTCTCGACCAATGGTCGCCAGGATACAGAGGAGAGTGTGGTACTGGGGATGGATTTCAGTCCTGTAGATGG GTCCTGTTCTGTGGGACTGGTTCTGCCTTTATGGAGTGACACTTTGATACATCTGGATGGAGATGG AGGTTTCAGCGTATCAACTGATAACAGAGTTCATGTGTTCAAACCTGTTTCTGTGCAGGCCATGTG gtcGGCCCTGCAGTCGCTCCATAAAGCATGTGAAGTCGCCCGCTGCCACAACTACTTCCCGGGCAGCTTGTTCCTCACCTGGGTCAGTTACTATCAAAGCAGAGTCTCCTCTGACCAGACCCGCATCAACGAGTGGAACGCCATGCAGGACGTGCAGTCCCACCGAGCGGACTCACCTGTGCTCTTCTCTGACAT ACCCACAGAAAGAGAACTGACAGAGCGGCAGATCAAAACCAGCTTGAGAGAAATCATGACGCAGAAAGATTTGGAGAATGTCACCTGTAAAGAA ATCCGAACAGAGCTGGAAATGCGCATGACATGCAACCTTCGGGAGTTCAAGGAATTCATAGACAATGAGATGATTGTGATCCTGGGCCAGATGGACAGTCCTACAGAGATctttgatcacgtcttcttg GGATCTGAGTGGAATGCATCCAATTTAGAGGAGCTGCAGAAGAGCGG AGTTCAGTACATCCTGAATGTAACGAGGGAGATTGATAACTTCTTCCCCGGTGTGTTCGAGTACCATAACATCCGCGTTTACGACGAGGAAGCCACCGACCTGCTTGCCTATTGGAACGACACCTTTAAGTTCATATCAAGGGCAAA GAAGTCTGGGGCCAGGTGCCTGGTGCACTGTAAGATGGGAATCAGCCGCTCTGCAGCCACAGTGATCGCCTATGCCATGAAGGAGTACGGCTGGGATTTGAAAAAAGCCTTTGCGTACGTCAAAGAGCGCCGCACCGTGACGAAGCCAAACCCTTCGTTCATGAGGCAACTGGAGGAGTATCAGGGCATACTCCTGGCCAG CAAGCAGCGGCACAACAAACTGTGGCGTTCTCACTCTGATAGCGATCTGTCTGAGCACCACGAGCCACTGTCCACATCCCATGCCCAGCCCCACAGCCTGGGTCGCTCAGACCCCCACAACCAAGCCAGCATCACTCCTGGTCAATCAATGAAAGAACTGCTGGAGTCGATGGGAACTCCAACCAGCAAAGCAGCGGTCTCCCCCGCCCAGCCCGATACTGGCGTCCCTCCTAATCAGCTTGGCTCCTCTTCCTTTGAAGGGCTGGCAACTCTGTCTGGTGACGATGAAGCTCAAAGCCTCAAGGCTTCTTCTCATGCCGCCAAGAGCAGCCAGGATTCCACGGCCGGGTCTTTGACCTTATCTCCTCTGCTCTCAAACACTTCATGTACCTCCCAGGAGCGGCCTTCAGCACTTCGCCCCTCAGAGCCGATGGCCGCCACCGTGGTCCCAGAACCTCAAAAGACTAACATAGTGACTTTTGCACAAAGCGTTTTGGTAGACCAGCCCAACCCCCCTTTACCTGGTCACCACCCACCCTCCTCTCCTGCTCCGTCCACGGCTCCCGCAAGCACAGACGAACCGGTCAAACCGCAGGGATCCTCCTGCactccagctgtgaccactgCGGTGTCAGCCCCTGCTTCCACAACACAAACGCCAAGCACACACCAAGCCGGCACACACCAAGCCGGCCCTCCCTGCGCGTCGGCACCAGGGTCAGTCGGAAAAGAAGACGGCGACAGACCTGGATCTGGCCTGTCGTCAGGCACCGCAGCACATCCGTCCTCGACCAATGATTTTGTCAGTGCCATTCCACAAGACAACGTACTGCTGTTTGGCCATAGTGCAGATCACATCAACTTTTTCAGTGCGAGGGAGAAGTTCAAAGAAATGAGTCAAGACAGTAAAGCCTCCAGTGCTGCACCAAGTTGTGGCAAAGAAAATCAGACAATCCCTTCAAGTGAGgagaaagaagaggagaaacAAAAG GACATGTATGCTCCTGTGCAGGTCACAGGAGCCAAGTCCACAGAGACCCTTTGCCAACCTGTAGCTCAGAGCTCCCAAGACCAAAATGTGACAAAGACAAAACCAGAAACGGAAGATCCGGAGGATGAGGTCATCTCTCAGCAGGAACCCGCAAGCGACAAAGAGGAAGTGAAGAATAAAGAGGAAGATGATGGCACTTCTCCTCGTCTCTATAGCAACTGGACTAGGGGCTCAGTCCGGCGTGCCACTCAACAATTGGAACAAAGAATGAAGAAGGAGCATGAAACTCCATCGCCGTCCTCTTCTCCGCCGCCGCTCTCCGCTCACTCTCAGCGTCGTCCGCACAGTGTCCATACTTCCACAGTGTCTCCACCTCAGAGTGCATCAGTTTGCAGGCAGGCGTCGGCAGCGGATGTCCTGAAGGAGGGGGGCGGTGGGCAGTCTAGGACTGTTGGGAAAGGAGATGCTCTGGAAGCTGGGATGCAGGTTCAGGAGAACAGTGACAGATGCACCAAGGGACACAAATTCCAGCCTGCTGATACCAGATTGCTGTCTACCTCTTCTAATTTACTCTACTCTGCCAAGTCTCCGTTTGCCTCAGTTAACTTCCTGTGCTTGGAGGGTGTGACAGAGTTGGAGTCGGGCACAGACTGGGACTGCTTCATGGAAAGAGCTCACGGTGACGTCGTCATGAGGGAGACGTGGGAGACTTTGTGCGAGCTGGGTGCCTTCTTGCAGCAGGTGAGCATGGATGGAACCTGCAAGGCGAGGCACACCGGTCCGTCTGTGGGAGCTGCTCAGAAGCGAGGATGCACTTTCCAAAAGAAACTGGTAGAAGCCAGGATTCGCCAGGCGGGACTGACTCCGCCCTCTTTAATGAAGCGCTCTGCCTCACTGGCCAAACTGGGCTGCTTAGAACTGCTCGCCAACGATCTGAACGAATGGGAGCTCAGCTGCTCCCTCATGGCTACTCCCTCCGAACAAGCACCAGTCCACACAGCAGGGGATGAGTCCAAGAAGCAGCGCGTGCACAGCTCTACCTGCTGTGGAGGTGAGCCGCCAGAAGCCCTGTATATCCCCGCAAAGATGCTGTATGAAGCGGTCGACCCCTCAGCCGGAGCATCTCTGCCACCCAATCCGAGTCAACAGCCACGCAGACTCCTAAGCGGTGGTCAGGACTCCTGGCTCCCACCCGGGCCCATGTTGCTGACAGCAAGGCAGCAGTATGGAAGAACTCACCCCCTGAGgcagcttaaaaaaagaaccGTTAGTACCCCGTACCACACCATGTGA
- the LOC101165662 gene encoding protein phosphatase Slingshot homolog 2 isoform X1, giving the protein MPPGVVTAPRSSPAACTCDCCWGKRRPYFIENSVLSQGNIYQLISESFLTVKGAALFLPRGNGSPLSTSSRFSQLRSKHAGDIQQHLQTMFTLLRPEDNIKLAVRLESVGPQMTRYMVVVSTNGRQDTEESVVLGMDFSPVDGSCSVGLVLPLWSDTLIHLDGDGGFSVSTDNRVHVFKPVSVQAMWSALQSLHKACEVARCHNYFPGSLFLTWVSYYQSRVSSDQTRINEWNAMQDVQSHRADSPVLFSDIPTERELTERQIKTSLREIMTQKDLENVTCKEIRTELEMRMTCNLREFKEFIDNEMIVILGQMDSPTEIFDHVFLGSEWNASNLEELQKSGVQYILNVTREIDNFFPGVFEYHNIRVYDEEATDLLAYWNDTFKFISRAKKSGARCLVHCKMGISRSAATVIAYAMKEYGWDLKKAFAYVKERRTVTKPNPSFMRQLEEYQGILLASKQRHNKLWRSHSDSDLSEHHEPLSTSHAQPHSLGRSDPHNQASITPGQSMKELLESMGTPTSKAAVSPAQPDTGVPPNQLGSSSFEGLATLSGDDEAQSLKASSHAAKSSQDSTAGSLTLSPLLSNTSCTSQERPSALRPSEPMAATVVPEPQKTNIVTFAQSVLVDQPNPPLPGHHPPSSPAPSTAPASTDEPVKPQGSSCTPAVTTAVSAPASTTQTPSTHQAGTHQAGPPCASAPGSVGKEDGDRPGSGLSSGTAAHPSSTNDFVSAIPQDNVLLFGHSADHINFFSAREKFKEMSQDSKASSAAPSCGKENQTIPSSEEKEEEKQKDMYAPVQVTGAKSTETLCQPVAQSSQDQNVTKTKPETEDPEDEVISQQEPASDKEEVKNKEEDDGTSPRLYSNWTRGSVRRATQQLEQRMKKEHETPSPSSSPPPLSAHSQRRPHSVHTSTVSPPQSASVCRQASAADVLKEGGGGQSRTVGKGDALEAGMQVQENSDRCTKGHKFQPADTRLLSTSSNLLYSAKSPFASVNFLCLEGVTELESGTDWDCFMERAHGDVVMRETWETLCELGAFLQQVSMDGTCKARHTGPSVGAAQKRGCTFQKKLVEARIRQAGLTPPSLMKRSASLAKLGCLELLANDLNEWELSCSLMATPSEQAPVHTAGDESKKQRVHSSTCCGGEPPEALYIPAKMLYEAVDPSAGASLPPNPSQQPRRLLSGGQDSWLPPGPMLLTARQQYGRTHPLRQLKKRTVSTPYHTM; this is encoded by the exons ATGCCGCCGGGTGTTGTGACGGCTCCGCGGAGCTCGCCGGCAGCCTGCACGTGTGACTGCTGCTGGGGGAAACGGAGACCCTACTTTATCGAGAACTCCGTACTCTCCCAGGGGAACATCTATCAGCT CATCAGCGAAAGCTTCCTAACAGTAAAGGGGGCGGCTCTCTTCTTACCTCGAGGAAATGGCTCCCCCCTCTCCACTTCGTCCCGTTTCTCTCAGCTGCGGAGTAAGCATGCAG GAGATATCCAGCAGCACCTTCAAACAATGTTCACTCTCCTCCGGCCAGAGGACAACATCAAGTTG GCTGTGCGATTGGAAAGCGTTGGTCCACAGATGACCCGCTACATGGTGGTCGTCTCGACCAATGGTCGCCAGGATACAGAGGAGAGTGTGGTACTGGGGATGGATTTCAGTCCTGTAGATGG GTCCTGTTCTGTGGGACTGGTTCTGCCTTTATGGAGTGACACTTTGATACATCTGGATGGAGATGG AGGTTTCAGCGTATCAACTGATAACAGAGTTCATGTGTTCAAACCTGTTTCTGTGCAGGCCATGTG gtcGGCCCTGCAGTCGCTCCATAAAGCATGTGAAGTCGCCCGCTGCCACAACTACTTCCCGGGCAGCTTGTTCCTCACCTGGGTCAGTTACTATCAAAGCAGAGTCTCCTCTGACCAGACCCGCATCAACGAGTGGAACGCCATGCAGGACGTGCAGTCCCACCGAGCGGACTCACCTGTGCTCTTCTCTGACAT ACCCACAGAAAGAGAACTGACAGAGCGGCAGATCAAAACCAGCTTGAGAGAAATCATGACGCAGAAAGATTTGGAGAATGTCACCTGTAAAGAA ATCCGAACAGAGCTGGAAATGCGCATGACATGCAACCTTCGGGAGTTCAAGGAATTCATAGACAATGAGATGATTGTGATCCTGGGCCAGATGGACAGTCCTACAGAGATctttgatcacgtcttcttg GGATCTGAGTGGAATGCATCCAATTTAGAGGAGCTGCAGAAGAGCGG AGTTCAGTACATCCTGAATGTAACGAGGGAGATTGATAACTTCTTCCCCGGTGTGTTCGAGTACCATAACATCCGCGTTTACGACGAGGAAGCCACCGACCTGCTTGCCTATTGGAACGACACCTTTAAGTTCATATCAAGGGCAAA GAAGTCTGGGGCCAGGTGCCTGGTGCACTGTAAGATGGGAATCAGCCGCTCTGCAGCCACAGTGATCGCCTATGCCATGAAGGAGTACGGCTGGGATTTGAAAAAAGCCTTTGCGTACGTCAAAGAGCGCCGCACCGTGACGAAGCCAAACCCTTCGTTCATGAGGCAACTGGAGGAGTATCAGGGCATACTCCTGGCCAG CAAGCAGCGGCACAACAAACTGTGGCGTTCTCACTCTGATAGCGATCTGTCTGAGCACCACGAGCCACTGTCCACATCCCATGCCCAGCCCCACAGCCTGGGTCGCTCAGACCCCCACAACCAAGCCAGCATCACTCCTGGTCAATCAATGAAAGAACTGCTGGAGTCGATGGGAACTCCAACCAGCAAAGCAGCGGTCTCCCCCGCCCAGCCCGATACTGGCGTCCCTCCTAATCAGCTTGGCTCCTCTTCCTTTGAAGGGCTGGCAACTCTGTCTGGTGACGATGAAGCTCAAAGCCTCAAGGCTTCTTCTCATGCCGCCAAGAGCAGCCAGGATTCCACGGCCGGGTCTTTGACCTTATCTCCTCTGCTCTCAAACACTTCATGTACCTCCCAGGAGCGGCCTTCAGCACTTCGCCCCTCAGAGCCGATGGCCGCCACCGTGGTCCCAGAACCTCAAAAGACTAACATAGTGACTTTTGCACAAAGCGTTTTGGTAGACCAGCCCAACCCCCCTTTACCTGGTCACCACCCACCCTCCTCTCCTGCTCCGTCCACGGCTCCCGCAAGCACAGACGAACCGGTCAAACCGCAGGGATCCTCCTGCactccagctgtgaccactgCGGTGTCAGCCCCTGCTTCCACAACACAAACGCCAAGCACACACCAAGCCGGCACACACCAAGCCGGCCCTCCCTGCGCGTCGGCACCAGGGTCAGTCGGAAAAGAAGACGGCGACAGACCTGGATCTGGCCTGTCGTCAGGCACCGCAGCACATCCGTCCTCGACCAATGATTTTGTCAGTGCCATTCCACAAGACAACGTACTGCTGTTTGGCCATAGTGCAGATCACATCAACTTTTTCAGTGCGAGGGAGAAGTTCAAAGAAATGAGTCAAGACAGTAAAGCCTCCAGTGCTGCACCAAGTTGTGGCAAAGAAAATCAGACAATCCCTTCAAGTGAGgagaaagaagaggagaaacAAAAG GACATGTATGCTCCTGTGCAGGTCACAGGAGCCAAGTCCACAGAGACCCTTTGCCAACCTGTAGCTCAGAGCTCCCAAGACCAAAATGTGACAAAGACAAAACCAGAAACGGAAGATCCGGAGGATGAGGTCATCTCTCAGCAGGAACCCGCAAGCGACAAAGAGGAAGTGAAGAATAAAGAGGAAGATGATGGCACTTCTCCTCGTCTCTATAGCAACTGGACTAGGGGCTCAGTCCGGCGTGCCACTCAACAATTGGAACAAAGAATGAAGAAGGAGCATGAAACTCCATCGCCGTCCTCTTCTCCGCCGCCGCTCTCCGCTCACTCTCAGCGTCGTCCGCACAGTGTCCATACTTCCACAGTGTCTCCACCTCAGAGTGCATCAGTTTGCAGGCAGGCGTCGGCAGCGGATGTCCTGAAGGAGGGGGGCGGTGGGCAGTCTAGGACTGTTGGGAAAGGAGATGCTCTGGAAGCTGGGATGCAGGTTCAGGAGAACAGTGACAGATGCACCAAGGGACACAAATTCCAGCCTGCTGATACCAGATTGCTGTCTACCTCTTCTAATTTACTCTACTCTGCCAAGTCTCCGTTTGCCTCAGTTAACTTCCTGTGCTTGGAGGGTGTGACAGAGTTGGAGTCGGGCACAGACTGGGACTGCTTCATGGAAAGAGCTCACGGTGACGTCGTCATGAGGGAGACGTGGGAGACTTTGTGCGAGCTGGGTGCCTTCTTGCAGCAGGTGAGCATGGATGGAACCTGCAAGGCGAGGCACACCGGTCCGTCTGTGGGAGCTGCTCAGAAGCGAGGATGCACTTTCCAAAAGAAACTGGTAGAAGCCAGGATTCGCCAGGCGGGACTGACTCCGCCCTCTTTAATGAAGCGCTCTGCCTCACTGGCCAAACTGGGCTGCTTAGAACTGCTCGCCAACGATCTGAACGAATGGGAGCTCAGCTGCTCCCTCATGGCTACTCCCTCCGAACAAGCACCAGTCCACACAGCAGGGGATGAGTCCAAGAAGCAGCGCGTGCACAGCTCTACCTGCTGTGGAGGTGAGCCGCCAGAAGCCCTGTATATCCCCGCAAAGATGCTGTATGAAGCGGTCGACCCCTCAGCCGGAGCATCTCTGCCACCCAATCCGAGTCAACAGCCACGCAGACTCCTAAGCGGTGGTCAGGACTCCTGGCTCCCACCCGGGCCCATGTTGCTGACAGCAAGGCAGCAGTATGGAAGAACTCACCCCCTGAGgcagcttaaaaaaagaaccGTTAGTACCCCGTACCACACCATGTGA